From a single Sorghum bicolor cultivar BTx623 chromosome 5, Sorghum_bicolor_NCBIv3, whole genome shotgun sequence genomic region:
- the LOC110435890 gene encoding uncharacterized protein LOC110435890, giving the protein MDSNQKPLPSPPPLPPPPPPPPPPPKKGNTRGCPPLVSARLHDGDTVGVGDTEAAALCRGSPCVSHHELSGSGSHGLSRSSSHELSGSGRRVEGKAEAPIEQCGSPPQCSHEVARLGSSYHELSGSSRHELSRSGRHELSGSSHHELSESGHRLEGTTSSRSLVGYPGRDKPTAKQRGLPRQHSHVVARFGLAGLGTVATVDDQPYACADCSMAFGQEMVLCGHMRSHKHDHLSSDSEEDAPTSKRRKKQNSKMRTVKPLDATWGNHALHNRFPRVAPTKVKKSGSESNVTIRNIVVTMHDNNKVRENDSSGDDIPVIVMGSRGAPGLAPNAVAALSMAPAPAVAVATPMPTPHPTAAFVNTEATPAATSMAGMTIPRAPASVAAVTITRAPLATAMSAATQTAPDLVKRNNGSGQATAHSKYDSNGKVVARNNNSCGKSLVGYGNIDYGEGVSGYSNGDYGGKGVAGCGSGSHTYSTSTTAGGESSKGCGKVYNCSKCKNRFFSTPQALGGHTSSHHKIREKKGKAKLDSQSGLHKCKVCKHVRRTAQELSFHMKIVHPNHAVAAAASGKEKPFKATWTNNIDAALYGPYNTMGWQIPAGAPRSAMLSLLASMAPVHQPPQGTMAMSGNPMTGHFSAANTSTGWSLGTTSSILLATPLHNQEQNPPEQIAVVDGHRSINPAFFSFSRRQESAVVPGNAIASSSSTPRPDNATAIDAPANTMSRRLPFFLTGRSAIHAPPVSMPVHQPTQGMTAMAGNPVTGHFPAAMAGDWYSFPATTSSVLPAIPLQTQAENPPQGRVVPANELEDTSQNEAENPPEQTVPGNNGGRTIRLFGFNIAEAWKEVKEPK; this is encoded by the exons ATGGACTCAAACCAGAAACCGCTCCCATCACCGCCGCCgctaccaccgccgccgccaccaccaccaccaccaccaaaaaaGGGTAACACTAGGGGCTGCCCACCTCTCGTCTCTGCACGGCTACATGATGGTGACACCGTTGGAGTAGGCGATACGGAAGCTGCTGCTCTCTGTCGTGGATCACCATGTGTATCACACCACGAGCTCTCTGGATCTGGCAGCCATGGGCTCTCCAGATCTAGTAGCCATGAGCTCTCTGGATCTGGCCGCCGTGTTGAGGGCAAAGCTGAGGCACCAATCGAGCAGTGTGGTTCGCCACCACAGTGCTCGCATGAGGTGGCTAGGCTCGGATCTAGCTACCATGAGCTCTCTGGATCTAGCCGCCATGAGCTCTCTAGATCTGGCCGCCATGAGCTCTCTGGATCTAGTCACCACGAGCTCTCCGAATCTGGCCACCGCCTTGAGGGCACAACTTCATCGAGATCTTTGGTGGGCTATCCCGGTAGGGACAAGCCAACTGCCAAGCAGCGTGGTTTGCCCCGGCAGCACTCACATGTGGTGGCTAGGTTCGGATTAGCTGGTCTTGGCACCGTTGCTACGGTGGATGACCAGCCCTACGCTTGCGCCGATTGCTCCATGGCATTTGGTCAGGAGATGGTGCTGTGTGGACACATGAGGTCACACAAGCATGACCACCTCTCCTCCGACTCTGAGGAGGATGcacccacatcaaagagaaggaaGAAGCAGAATTCAAAGATGAGGACCGTGAAGCCGCTGGATGCAACATGGGGCAACCACGCCCTCCACAACAGGTTCCCTAGAGTTGCCCCTACTAAGGTAAAAAAATCTGGATCTGAGTCTAATGTCACTATTCGCAACATAGTGGTCACCATGCACGACAACAACAAGGTCAGAGAGAATGACAGTAGCGGCGATGACATTCCCGTGATCGTCATGGGGTCTCGTGGAGCTCCTGGCCTAGCTCCTAATGCGGTGGCGGCTCTATCCATGGCACCAGCTCCAGCGGTGGCCGTGGCAACTCCTATGCCTACACCTCATCCGACTGCAGCATTTGTGAACACTGAAGCAACTCCTGCTGCTACATCAATGGCAGGAATGACAATTCCACGAGCTCCTGCTTCTGTGGCAGCGGTGACCATCACAAGAGCTCCTCTTGCCACCGCTATGAGTGCGGCCACTCAAACTGCACCTGATCTAGTGAAGAGGAACAATGGCTCTGGTCAAGCTACTGCTCACTCTAAATATGATAGCAATGGTAAAGTTGTTGCTAGGAACAACAACAGTTGTGGCAAATCTCTCGTTGGCTATGGCAACATCGACTATGGAGAAGGTGTTTCTGGCTATAGCAATGGCGACTATGGAGGCAAAGGTGTTGCTGGCTGTGGCAGTGGCAGCCACACCTACAGCACATCTACTACTGCTGGAGGTGAGAGCAGCAAAGGTTGTGGCAAGGTGTACAATTGCTCTAAGTGTAAGAACAGATTCTTCTCCACACCCCAGGCGCTAGGAGGCCACACTTCTAGTCATCACAAGATCAGGGAAAAGAAGGGCAAGGCAAAGCTAGACTCGCAGAGTGGTCTGCACAAGTGCAAAGTGTGCAAACATGTGCGTCGGACAGCGCAGGAACTCAGTTTCCACATGAAGATTGTGCACCCTAAccatgctgttgctgctgctgcttctggtAAGGAAAAGCCCTTCAAAGCGACTTGGACCAACAACATAGATGCAGCTCTGTATGGCCCTTACAATACCATGGGTTGGCAGATCCCGGCTGGTGCTCCCAGAAGCGCCATGCTCTCACTTCTTGCGTCAATGGCGCCAGTGCACCAGCCACCTCAAGGAACCATGGCTATGTCTGGCAATCCTATGACTGGTCATTTCTCAGCTGCCAACACCTCCACTGGTTGGTCACTTGGAACTACCAGCAGCATCCTTCTAGCAACCCCCTTGCACAATCAAGAGCAGAATCCACCGGAACAAATTGCAGTAGTGGACGGACACCGCAGCATCAATCCTGCATTTTTCTCATTCTCAAGGAGACAAGAGTCAGCAGTGGTGCCTGGCAATGCCATTGCCAGCAGCTCCTCTACTCCTCGTCCTGACAATGCTACTGCTATTGATGCCCCTGCCAATACCATGAGCCGCCGCTTGCCATTCTTCCTAACTGGCAGAAGTGCCATCCATGCCCCTCCTGTGTCGATGCCGGTGCACCAGCCAACTCAAGGGATGACGGCTATGGCTGGCAATCCTGTGACTGGTCATTTCCCAGCTGCTATGGCTGGCGATTGGTATTCATTCCCTGCAACTACTAGCAGTGTTCTTCCTGCAATTCCCTTGCAGACTCAAGCGGAGAATCCACCACAAGGGAGAGTGGTGCCAGCTAATG aACTGGAAGACACCTCACAGAATGAAGCAGAGAATCCACCAgagcagacagtgcctggcaaCAACGGAGGTCGCACCATTCGTCTCTTTGGCTTCAACATTGCTGAAGCTTGGAAAGAAGTCAAAGAACCAAAGTAG
- the LOC8071686 gene encoding uncharacterized protein LOC8071686 — MAASAPIRLLSPSSSPWPPQDPSRRPVLPLQAWPARHRHLRSVRCALSPPPPSLDLPLLPFQPAEVLIPSESKTLHLYEARYIALLEEALYKRKNTFVHFVLDPVVDSTTKASFAVRYGCLVHIESIQKLEIGALISIRGVCRVNISNLLDMEPYFRGTVSPMMDEPYEAIELGTRISKLKESMCNLHSLQMKLKVPEDEPLQTNIRASLLWSEKEIFEEYNESFIPGHPERLSFAAYQTVSGMSDEELLTLQNYKIQAMDSIDTLERLNNGIKFVEHNIGMIAARLAIQNI, encoded by the exons atggcggcctcCGCTCCCATCCGCCTCCTCTCCCCCTCCAGCTCTCCATGGCCGCCACAAGATCCGAGCCGTAGGCCCGTACTGCCCCTGCAAGCGTGGCCAGCGCGCCACCGCCATCTCCGCTCCGTCCGCTGCGCGttgtccccgccgccgccgtcgctcgACCTCCCGCTCCTCCCGTTCCAGCCCGCGGAG GTGCTGATACCATCTGAATCCAAGACTCTACACTTGTATGAAGCAAGATATATAGCATTGCTAGAGGAG GCCTTGTACAAGAGGAAAAATACTTTTGTTCACTTTGTGCTTGATCCAGTTGTAGATAGCACTACTAAAGCTTCATTTGCTGTAAGATATGGTTGCTTGGTCCACATAGAAAGT ATTCAAAAGCTGGAGATTGGAGCACTAATATCAATTAGAGGAGTGTGCCGTGTAAACATTTCAAATCTTTTGGAT ATGGAGCCCTATTTCCGTGGTACAGTTTCTCCAATGATGGATGAGCCTTATGAAGCTATTGAATTAGGGACAAGAATTTCCAAGCTAAAAGAATCCATGTGCAATTTACACAGTCTACAAATGAAGTTGAAG GTACCTGAGGATGAACCACTGCAAACTAACATCAGGGCATCACTATTGTGGTCTGAAAAAGAAATTTTTGAAGAGTATAATGAATCTTTTATCCCTGGACACCCAGAACGCCTCTCATTTGCTGCGTACCAAACAGTTTCAG GCATGTCAGATGAAGAACTTCTCACCCTGCAAAACTACAAGATACAAGCGATGGATTCGATAGACACCCTTGAAAGGCTAAACAATGGTATCAAGTTTGTAGAACATAATATTGGAATGATAGCTGCAAGGCTCGCCATTCAAAATATATGA